Genomic window (Magnolia sinica isolate HGM2019 chromosome 10, MsV1, whole genome shotgun sequence):
AATACCTTAGTGGCAATATATTGGCATATATTGatggaagaatatatatatacatatatattgatGGAAGAATTGGTCCATTTTGTTGTCCACAATGAGTGGTCCATATTGTTATCCACGTGCTTTTAACACCTACTTTTGAATGGTGCAAACCATTGACCATGTGTTGAAAAGGTCTAAATCATTGTTTGCCCTATCTCTTttttattatgaaaaataaaaaaaaaaaaaaatcacccaatGAGTGAGTCGGTTTAAAAATCTGATCTCAATTCTCAATTTTCAATGCAAATGGACAATCTGCAAactaacttcttcttcttctttttttcatgaaTTGTATCATAGTTTTTAGCTGCAGGTAATGTACCAGAAAGGCTTCTGAAAATGTATAATCATCTAAAGAATCTGACATTGAAgataaattttgaaaatctggATCAATTATCTGTGGCTCTTTGCTTATGTAGAAGCTCTCCAAACTTGCATGAAATCTACGCCAAGGTGAGTTACTCAcaatgttttttctttctttctttcttttatgactATTTTTCATAGAATCCTCAAGCAACGACATAGGGAACAAATTGAGAGTGATGACCGGTGTCGATTTGCATTTGGGGCCGGCCGTGATACCTATATATAATATAGGTCATTGCAACCCTTCATGGTGTAAATATTGGTCAGGAAAAAAATCAGACGGTTtcgcaactcaggtgggccccagtgaATATTAAGGGTGTCCATCTCTAACTTGTTCCCATTTCTGTGACTTTTGATCTTGATTCGGGTGATTACAGTCTAACAAACTTGTTTGAGTTTTGGTGACATTTCAAGGTCCACTCAATCAATGCTGCTAGGATGCCCCATGAGAGCTTTTGGGAAGTGCAAGAAGGTTTTGATGGCTTATTTGCAAACCTCCGGATTGTGACCGTAAATGGAATTATCGGCAGCAAAAATGAACTGGGTTTCATAGAGTTTGTTCTCACGAATGCGCCTGTGTTCAATGAGATGAATTTTAAGATGAGCGCAAACTTAGCTAATTCAATTTTTAGGATTTTCAGAGATTTAATGGGATTTCAAAGAGCTTCACCACGAGCCAGGATCATCTGCTTGGGGAAGTAGGTTtgaaaaaggattttagatgatctagggttaggcTAGGAGGGTCTCTTAttgccttctttttctttttatctgaGTTATTTTACAAAGACACTACCAGAATAAGGGGCAAAACCAACGGTGGAGATTATCCTCTACCGGCACTAGGTAGCGACGGGTGCTGGCAAGcctatgctatatatatatatatatatatatatatatatatatatatatatatatatatatatatatatatatatatatatatatatatatatatatatataaaaccctaGCAGCTCCCTGCCCCGATAATCCCCAAAACCCttttctccctctcactctccacatctccctcttcttctccacATTTCCCTCTCCTTctatctctctcgatctccctctccctccaagTGCGCCCCaaaaccctcctctctctctctctctctctccagcatcATCTTCACCACTCTAAGTGCGGCCAGTAGTCCCCGCCCTTCACCTCCTCCACGGCCATTTCTGGTAAACAatgggaccaatgatctagatggtCTGGGTTTTTATAGATGTATGCCATTTATACAACGGATGCAAATATAGAATAgtcttgccattcatcatttgttgtgaatgtttaaggtgtgcacaacatatgtttgatgaaatgtctctgttTTAACAATTTTCATGCTCTTCTCTCACAACGATCTTCAACTTGTGGCCAACCTTTTCAACAGCCAAGATGGCATACACGCATGATAGGTTGGCCATGGGCAACTAAACGGATAGCAACCTTTTTGTCCATTGAGGTTGATCAAAATAGCTCTATCTCTGGTCCTTACTCATGATGGGACAGATGAACTTACATAAAAATTTCAAGTAAGAAAATCAGGACCGAAGGATTCTTGTTTTAAATGTAGGTGCCACTCTTCTTGTTTGGAAAATGCTCTtattattcatttaataaaattgGGTGAGTGGAACAGCTAGAaaccttgaatttttttatttttatttttaaaaatctaatgtcACTGTTTCTTGTTGAGGTTTGCTGGAATACATCCCGACTTATTGCCATATAGCGATTGAATTGGGCCCTTTTCGATGTctcaaactgtttatatgatggtcctctttgtggaagggagatggcaaaaaataaaaataaaaatccaattaaAATGTACCATTTGATTGTTGgtccatattcaaaggaaaagagtcAAACACGTTGAAATATTCCATTTAagagttttgttttttgttttattgttttttgtttttttaaaggaGGATTTGGGCCAAGCTAAATGGGCTAAACGTTGGGTTAGAAAATGGGCCAGGCTCACGTTGAACCCTACCTAACTCGACTTCGGTATAGTTATTAATGGGGTGGGCCAAATGATTTTTAAGTGGGTCCGGTCATTGGACCGTTTGGTAAAGTGGAAAACCTCATTAATAGGATCATCTCCTTTCAATATGTCATCTTCACAATCATCATTGTTTGGATCTTTTCTTTTGGTGAAGAATGTGGTCCTATTGATACTACGGTTATGAACATGCAATCATGCAATTTTTAGACCATGGGCCTTCAAAGAGCTAGCctatcaattggatggttgaTGTGATTTATGTATCTTCTTTTCTCAGGTTTGTAATTTTGATATTTTCAGAATCAATTAAAGAGAGCTTCTATTGTATGAGTTAGGAAAACAAGAGATTTTGAAAAGATGTTCTGCTTTAAGTGTGTAAGCTTCTAAGTGAAGCTAACTCCATTGCTGACAAGAAGTCATCTCTTGGAATAGCCTGTCTATTTTGTTATCCATGGGCCAAATTTGGAatagggtctgtttggattggtggaaaatgGGATACAACAACAGAGGAAAGAATACTGTCACCTGATGTGATGGTTCCAGTGGTTTCTGAAAATCAGTTTTCTTTTCGACTTCCTCAG
Coding sequences:
- the LOC131258014 gene encoding F-box/FBD/LRR-repeat protein At1g13570-like, encoding MYNHLKNLTLKINFENLDQLSVALCLCRSSPNLHEIYAKVHSINAARMPHESFWEVQEGFDGLFANLRIVTVNGIIGSKNELGFIEFVLTNAPVFNEMNFKMSANLANSIFRIFRDLMGFQRASPRARIICLGK